From Microbacterium sp. CGR2:
CGAACCGTCGAGGTCACCACACCGACCGGCTTCACGAGCGACGCTCCCCTGCCGTTCTGAACCGCGCCACCGTGTTCGCTTCGCCACCATGTTCGCTTTGCCGCCGCGTTCGCCGCGGGACCATGTTCGCCTCGCCCGCGCGTTCGCCGCGCGACCATGTTCGCCTCGCCACCGCGTCGCCGCGCGACCACGTTCGCTGCGACTCCTCAGAGCTGTGCGATCAGTTCTCGCACCGCGTCCGCGTAGCCCTCGATGCCACGACCGATCACCCGCACCGCCGCAACATCGTGCAGATACGAGTGGTGACGGAACTCCTCACGGGCGTAGACATCGGAGATGTGCACCTCGGCGAACGGAAGCGAAACCCCGGTCAACGCATCCCGGAGCACGACGGACGTGTGTGTCAATCCGCCGGGGTTGATCACGATTCCGGCGCAGTCTTCCCGCGCGGCATGGATCGCATCGATCAACACGCCCTCGTGGTTGCTCTGGATCGCGCGAACCTCGAAGCCCTCAGCGGACGCCGTCTCCGCAGTCAGCCGTTCGACATCGGCGAGCGTGGCAGTGCCGTAGATTCCGGGCTCACGAGTACCCAGAAGGTTCAGGTTGGGACCGTTGACGAGAAGAAGCCGCGAGTACGTCGTCACGAGGAAACACCAGCCGCGTCCACCAGTGACCGCGTCATCTCCGTTTCCGGACCGATCGAGGCCGTGAACCGCGCACCGGTGTCGACGAACCCTGCCCGGCGGTACGCCGCCTGTGCTCGGTCGTTGTCGACGTGCACATCGAGCGCGAGCGCCCCGTCACCGAGGGCGCGTGCCCATTCAGCCGCCGCAGAGAGCAGCGTGTCGATGATGCCCGCAGCGCGATGCTCTGGTCGGACGAAGACACCGACGACATCCCCGCGTGGCGCGGTCACGACGCGACCGTGATGATCGGTGTCACCGGCGTTCCGCCGGATCACGGTGACCGTGCCGACCCAGTCGCCATTCGACTCCGCGACGAACTGCGCGACCGTGTCGCCATCGGCGCTGTTGGCCGCCCGGTCCTGCCAGAACTCGTCCGGTCGCTCCGCCTCGGCCTCGTACGAGGTCAGAAAGGCGATCGAGGCGAGAGGATCACGGACTGCGTCGAGCCGCAGATCCCGCACACGCTGCCACTCGTCCGCGCGGACGCGCCGGACGGACACGCTCACGCGCCGACCTCCTGGTATGCGGCGAAGAGCAGCGACTCATCGGGTGCCTGCAACACGGTGGGCTTGGCGATGTCGTCGAGCAGGATGAACCGGAGCATGCCACCCCGGCTCTTCTTGTCGCGCTGCATCGTGGCGAGCAGCTGCGGCCACGCGCCGGCGCGGTACGACGTCGGCAGCCCCAGGGACTCCAGGATCGTGCGGTGCCTTTCCGCCGCAGCATCCGAAAGCCGTCCGGCGAGCCGAGAGAGCTCTCCGGCGTAGAGCATGCCAACCGAGATCGCCGCTCCGTGGCGCCACCGATAGCGCTCGGCGTGTTCGATCGCGTGGCCGAGGGTGTGACCGTAGTTGAGGATCTCGCGCAGGCCGGCTTCGCGGAAGTCGTCCGACACGACCTGGGCCTTCATATCGATGGCGAGCTCGATGGCACGACGGAACTCGTCGGTGGTCGTGTCGACGGCGCGCACGGGATCCGCCTCGATGATGTGGAGAATCTCCGGTGCCCAGATGAACCCGGCCTTCACGACCTCCGCGAAACCCGCAGTCGCCTCGTTCGGGCTGAGGCTGGCGAGTTCGTCGAGGTCACCGATCACCGCTGTCGGAGCCCAGAACGCCCCGACGAGGTTCTTCCCCTCACCGGTGTTGATGCCCGTCTTACCGCCGACTGCGGCATCGACGAGACCGAGCACAGTCGTCGGCACCTGAACCAGCTGCACGCCGCGCAGCCAGGTCGCCGCCACGAAACCGGCGAGATCCGTCACCGCTCCCCCGCCGTATCCGACCACCGCATCGCTCCGCGTGAAGTCCGCCTGCCCCATCACCTGCCAGCAGAACGCGGCGACCTCGACCCGCTTGCCCTGCTCGGCATCCGGGATCTCGGCCAACAGCACCTCGCGCGGCCCGTCCTGCGCATCCGCCAGCAGGCGTTCCCGCAGCTCCGCCGCGCGCACGGCCAGAGTCGGCGGGTGCACGACCAGAACCTTGCGCACTCCGGGTGCGAGCGCAGCAGACACGCGGTCCAAGACACCGCGTCCGATCGTGATGTCGTAGGCGTCGTTCCCGGTGACGCTGATGGTCGTCGTGCTCATCGCTGTTCTCTCCTCCATGCCACGATCTCGTCGGCAATTCTCTGCATCGGGCGTCGGGACGTGTCGAACGTCACCGAGGCCACCTCGTCGTACAAGTCTCTGCGCTCGTCGAAGATGCGCTTCCACCGCTCCAACGGGTCCTCTCCCGCCAGCAGGGGCCGACTGCCTCCCCGGATGCGATCGGCCACCGATTCTTCGCTCACCGTCAGGAAGACCACCGGATGCCGCTTCAGAAGGTCGCGTGTGCCGGGATCTGTCACCGCACCGCCACCGAGCGAGACCACACCACCCTCCGTCAGCGCGGTCGCCACAGCGGCGCGCTCCAATTCGCGAAAGCGCGCCTCACCCTGCTCGGCGAAGATCTGCGGAATGGGCCCATGCTCGGCAGCGATCCTCTTGTCGGTGTCGACGAAAGCCACACCCAGTCGACGCGCGACCCGTCGCCCGACGCTGGTCTTGCCGGCCGCCATCGGGCCGACCAGCACCAGCGTGAGAGCCTCAGTCTCGCTCGTCATGCGCGATGAGCGCCGCTTCGGACGCAGGGGTCGTGCGCAGTTCGGCGGGGATTCCCGCGAGGTACCCCTCGAGATTGCGTCGTGTCTCACGGATGCTGTCGCCCCCGAACTTCTCGAGCACCGCCCGAGCGAGTTCCACCGCGACCATCGCCTCCGCGACGACGCCGGCGGCCGGCACCGCGCAGACGTCGGAACGCTGGTGATGGGCAGTGGCGTCCTCACCCGTCGCGACGTCGATCGTGCGAAGCGCGTGCGGCACGGTGGCGATGGGCTTCATCCCGGCCCGGACGCGGAGCACGGTGCCCGTGGACATACCGCCCTCGGTGCCTCCGGCGCGGTCCGACCGGCGAGAGATCCCCTCCGCCGTGGCGAAGAGTTCATCGTGGGCGGCAGAGCCACGCCGACGAGTGGTCTCGAAGCCGTCGCCGACCTCGACCCCCTTGATCGCCTGGATGCTCATGAGCGCCTGGGCGAGGCGAGCGTCGAGCCGGCGGTCCCAGTGCACATGCGAGCCGAGTCCCGGCGGGAGTCCGTAGGCGAGCACCTCGACGATGCCGCCGAGGGTGTCGCCGTCCTTCTTGGCGTCGTCGACTTCGGCCACCATCAGCGCGGATGTCGTGGGATCGAAGCAACGCAGCGGATCCGCATCCAGCGCGTCCACGTCATCCGGCGTCGGCAGAGCCGAGCCGGCGGGCACCTGCACAGGACCGATCGAGAGCGTGTGGCTGACGAGGCGGATCCCCAGTTCGCTGAGGAACGAGCGGGCGATCGCCCCGAGTGCGACGCGCGCCGCCGTCTCCCGGGCGCTGGCGCGCTCGAGAATCGGCCGAGCCTCGTCGAAGTCGTACTTCTGCATGCCGACCAGGTCGGCGTGACCCGGTCGTGGACGCGTCAGCGGTGCGCTACGGCCGCGGGACTTGTCGGTGAGTTCCACGGGCTCGGGGTTCATGACCTCGATCCACTTCGGCCACTCCGTGTTGCCGATACGGAGCGCGATGGGGCTGCCCAGCGTCTTGCCGTGGCGCACGCCCCCGGAGAGCGTGAGCTCATCCTGCTCGAACTTCATCCGCGATCCGCGGCCATACCCGAGCTTTCGTCGGGCGAGATCGGCCTGAATGGCCTCGGACGACACCGGAACGCCGGAGGGCAGACCCTCCATGACGGCGATGAGTTCTGGGCCGTGCGATTCGCCGGCCGTGAGCACGCGGAGCATTGCTCCAGTCTCCCATGGGTTGACACAGCCGCTGCGCCGCATGTCGGGAGTGCCAGGTCAAAGTGCTTGCCCAGCGGCGCCGGGGGCGCGTTTGCGACCTTCCACCCAATCGTGGGGCCGCGCTACTGACCCCGCACGGGTCAGCGGGCGAGGAGCGCGTCGCGCATCGCCGCGATGACGGCGGCTTCGGCAGGAAGCTCGAGGGCGGGATCGCCGTGGCGAAAGATGCGGATCTGACGCACAGCCTGGTGCAGCAGCATCCCGAGTCCGGAGACGACCGGTGCACCGCTCCACGCCGCTGCGAGAGCCGACGGCCAGGGCGCATAGGCGGCGTCGAACAGTGCTCCTCCGGATGCCGCCAGCGGAGCGACGATGTCGGCGGGAAGTGCGGTGCCACTGGGCAAGGTCGCGATCGTGAGATCGACCGGGTCGGCAGCAGCATCCAGTGGTCCCCCAGCGACCGCGACCCCGATCCGCTCCCCCAGTTCCCTCAGCCCCACGGCCTGATCCGGTCGACGTGCCCGCACGTCCGCGCGGGTCGCGCCGAGCTCGGAAACCGCCACGAGCGCGGAGGCCGCCGTCGCACCGGCACCGAGGATGCGCACGTCTCGCACCTCGGAGATCCCGGCCTCCGTCAACGCGTCGACGATGCCCCCGACGTCCGTGTTGAAGCCGGCCATCTCGTCTCCCAGTAAGAGAGTGTTGACGGCACCGGTCAGTTCAGCATGACGATCACGGGTCGCGGCAGCCCGATAGGCCTGCTCTTTCAACGGCATCGTCAGGGAGAGGCCGCGCCATGTCTCATCGAGCTCGCCCAACGCCGTGGTGAAAGCATCCGCCGTCACCTGGCGTCGGTCATACTCCCAGTCGAGACCGAGGACGCGGTAGGCCGCGGCATGCAGGTCCGGTGACTTCGAGTGGACGATCGGGTCCCCCCAGACCGCGAAGCGCGATACGGGCACGATCTCAGCAGCCGCCCTCAGGGTTCGCCCGGCACCAGTCACGCCACTTCTCGATTCCTTGCTGGTGCTCTTCGTAGGTCTCGGAGAACTGGGTCTCGCCGGTGTCCAAGTTGATCGTGACGAAGTACAGCCAGGGACCGTCCGCCGGGTTCATGGCCGCGTTGATCGCCGCATCACTCGAGCTCGCGATCGGCGTCACCGGAAGACCGGTGTGCACGTACGTGTTCCAGGGGTTCGGATCTTCGAGCGCCTCGGCCGAACTGGACACGACCCCCTCGTGCAGAGTGCCGTAGCCGTACTGCGCCGTCGAGTCCATCTGCAGCATCATGTCGATCGCGAGACGGTTCTCGATGACGCGCGCGACCTTCGCGAAGTCGTCGGTCCGCCCCTCGCGCTGGATGATCGACGCGATCGTCAGCACGCGCTGCGCGTCGGCGTCAGGCACCCCCGCTGCGGCAAGCGACTCGCGGGTCCGGTCGACCATCGCCTGAACGACCTGCGTGGCGGTGACGTCGGGACCGAACGTGTACACAGCCGGGAACAGCCATCCCTCGAGGCTCTGAGCATCGACCCCATAGGCCGACGGGTCTTTGACGGCCGCTTCGAAGTCGGCGAGCGGGATGCCGAGTGTCTCGGCCATCCCGGGCAGCGAGGACACGATGGTGGCGCCCTCCCCGATGCCCACCGCGTTCTCGAGCTTGTTCGCCTCGTTCTTGAGAGCGTCCAGCGCCGCCTCGGCCGTCATCTTCTCCTGGAGCTTGTAGACGCCGGGATAGAACGTGGGGCTGAGGTTCTCCTCGAGGAGGTAGTCGTAGAAGACGCCCTCCGTCTTGGTCACTCCCGCCTCGAACAGAGCAGCCGACACGGGCTGCCCGGTGTCGCCTTCCTCGATGGTCACCAGCACCTCACCGGTCGCCTGTCCTGGCTCCCAGTCATCGGGCTCGCCCCAGCCCATCGCCTCGCTGATCCGGTCCCCGTACGTGTTCCAGACCCACAGCCCTCCGGCGGCGATGCCACCGAGGATCGCGAGGACGATGACGAGCGCGATCAGGCATCCGCGGCGCCTCTTCTTCGGCTTGCGAGGATCGACGTGATCGTCCTGCGCGGCGAACAGATCGTCGAGGCCACCACCGAGCGGAGGCGCGGGATCGGGAGCGGTGGGTTCGGATGCGGAAGCAGCGAGCTGCTCCGACGGCGCGCCGTCGGAGCGGAACCCGGCATCAGCGCCATCCCCCGTCGCGCCGGTCTGGGCGGTGCTCTTCACTGCGGCGGCGTCGCCGAGGTCGTCTCGTGGGCCTTCCGGAGGCGCGGACCCGTCGGATCCTGCCGGACGCGATGCTGCTGCGCGCGCGGCACGGCGCGAACCCGGGGTGGGGCCGCTGTTGTCCACCGTCGGGATCTGCGTCGTCGGGTCGGGAAGATTCTCGAACAGGTCACCCAGTCGGGTGTCTGGATCGTGCTGAGGGGAAGCACTCTCGCGTTCGGGCATGTCAGACGGGCTCCTCGTCACACGGGATAGCGGCACCGGCCGGGTTTCCGGTGCTCTTCTCCGTATCGATCGCCTGTTGCAACAACACCACTGCGGCGATCTGATCCACAATGCTACGAGACTTCTTCTGTGATCGCCCAGACGAACGCAAAGCGGCGTGCGCCGACACGGTGCTCAGACGCTCGTCCATCAGCCGCACGGCCACCCCGCTGCGGTTCTGCAGAGCGGCGGCGAACTCGCGCGCGTCCGTGGTGGAGAGCGTGTCAGCGCCCTGCATGTTCACCGGCAGACCGACGATGATCTCCAGCGGATCGTACTCCCGCGCGATCTCCACGATGCGGTCGATCGAGGTGTCGCTGCGGGGCACCGTCTCGACCGGAACCGCGAGCATCCCGTCAGGGTCGCATCGCGCGACACCGACACGGGCGCGCCCGACGTCGATGCCGAGACGCACCCCGCGACGGAACCCGCTCACGCGTCGTGCAGCTCCTGAGAGATGGCTTCCAGGGCCGCAGGCAGGGCCGCAGCATCCGCCCCACCGCCCTGTGCGACGTCGTCGCGACCGCCACCGCCGCCACCGAGGACGCCTGCGGCGCGCTTCGCGAGCGCGCCTGCCTTGGCTCCCGCCTTGCGAGCCGCATCGTTCGTGGCGACGACGACGACCGGGCGGCCGTTCACCACCGCACCGAGCGCCACGACCGCAGCAGCCGAACCCAGCCGCTCGCGCACACCGGTGACGATGTCACGGACGTCGTCGGCGGAGGCGACATCGCCGAGCGACTGCGCAGCGACCAGGAACGAACCCACGCGCTGCGCGGCCTCGGCGATCGCCGGCACCTGGCCCGCGCGCTCTTTGGCCTCGAACTGCGCGATGCGCTTCTCTGCGGTCTTCAGGCTCGCCGCGAGGTCGGCGATGCGCTCGGGCAGCTGCTCGCGAGGCGTCTTCAGCGAGGCGGACAGCTGCGAGACGAGGGCACGCTCCGCCGCGAGTTCTCGGAACGCGTCGGCGCCGACGAGTGCCTCGATACGACGGTTGGACGCGCCGACCGACGATTCGGCGACGACGCTGACGAGACCGATCTCGGCGCTGGAGTTGACGTGCGTACCGGCGCACAGCTCGCGAGACCAGGGCCCGCCGATGTCGACCATCCGGACGACGTCTCCGTACTTCTCACCGAAGAGCGCCATCGCGCCGGCCTCCTTCGCCTCGTCCAGCGAGACGATGCGCGTGGTCACCTCGAGTGCATCCTGCACGGCCCGGTTCGTGATCTCCTCGATCTCCGAGCGGGTCTCACCGGAGAGCGCCTTCGACCAGGAGAAGTCGAAGCGCATGTAGCCGGCACGGTTGAGCGAACCGGCTTGCGTCGCGGAAGAGCCGAGAGTGTCGCGCAAGGCGGCATGCACGAGGTGGGTCGCCGAGTGCGCCTGACGTGCGGCGCGGCGGTTCTTCGCGTCGACCACTGTCGTCGCGGCGTCGTCGACGGCCACGCTTCCGCGCGAGACCTCGACGGTGTGGCTGATGAGCCCGGACACGGGGCGCTGAACGTCGAGGACTTCGAGTTCGAACCCGGGGCCGACGATCGTACCCTTGTCGGCGACCTGACCGCCGGACTCCGCATAGAGCGTCGTCTCCGAAAGCACGACCTCGGCAATCTGCCCCTCGGTGGCGCTCCGAACCGGAACGCCGTCGACCAGGATGCCGAGGACACGGGACTCCACCTCGAGGGCTGTGTAGCCGTCGAAGCCCGTCTCCCCCAGTGCGCGGAGGTCGCGGTAGACGGACACATCGGCGAGCTGACGCTTGCGGTTGCGGGCGTCGGCCTTGGCGCGCTGGCGCTGCTCCTGCATCAGGGTGTCGAAGGCGGTGCGGTCGACGCTCAGGCCGGCCTCTTCGGCGACCTCGAGGGTCAGATCGATCGGGAAGCCGTAGGTGTCGTGCAGCAGGAACGCCTCGGAACCGCTGAGCGTCTGCGCGCCGCTCTGCCTGGTCTGGTCGAGAGCCAGGTCGAGGATCGTGGAGCCCTGAGCGAGGGTGCGACGGAACGTCTCCTCCTCGGCGAAAGCAGAGGCGGAGAGCGTCGACCAGTCCGACTCGAGCACCGGGTACGCCGACTTCATCGCATCGCGCGACGCGGCGAAGAGCTCCGGGAACACCGGCTCGTCGACTCCCAACAGGCGCATCGACCGCACCGTGCGGCGCATGAGGCGGCGGAGGATGTAACCGCGGCCCTCGTTGGAGGGGCGCACCCCGTCGGAGAGCAGCATCAGCGACGAGCGGACGTGGTCCGCGACCACACGGAAGCGGACGTCGTCTTCGTGGTCTGCGCCGTAGCCGCGTCCGGTGAGCTCGACGGCTCGATCGAGGACAGGACGAACCTGGTCGGACTCGTACATGTTCTCGACGCCCTGCTTGAGGAACGCCACCCGCTCGAGCCCCATGCCGGTGTCGATGTTCTTCATCGGCAGTTCGCCGACGATGTCGAACTCGGTCTTGCTGCGGATGTTCTCGATGAAGTCCTGCATGAACACGAGGTTCCAGATCTCCAGGAACCGCGAGTCGTCGACGGCAGGGCCACCATCCTTGCCGTAGGAGGGGCCGCGGTCGAAGAAGATCTCGGAGTCCGGCCCGCCGGGACCCGGCTGGCCCGTGTTCCAGTAGTTGTCCGCGCGCCCGAGCCGCTGGATGCGCTCCGGCTTCAATCCGATGATGTCGCGCCAGATGGCCTCAGCCTCGTCATCGGTCTCGTAGACCGTGACCCAGAGGTCCTTCTCGTCGAATCCGAGACCCCCATCGGCCTCGGAGCTGGTGAGCAACTCCCAGGCATAGCGGATCGCACCTTCTTTGAAGTAGTCGCCGAACGACCAGTTGCCCATCATCTGGAAGAACGTGCCGTGACGGGCCGTCTTTCCGACCTCTTCGATGTCGTTGGTGCGGATGCACTTCTGCAGGTCGGCGATGCGCGGATGCGGAGCGGGAACGACGCCGGTGAGGTACGGGATCATCGGCACCATTCCGGCGACCGTGAACAGCAGCGACGGGTCATCGCTGACCAGCGACGCGGACGGAACGATGAGGTGGTCGTTCTTCTCGAAGAAGTCGAGGTAACGCTGCGCGATTTCCGCAGTTTTCATAGAAGTGCCAGGTGTCCTTGCGTGGAGTGCGGCGCCGGGGCGCTGCGATGGATCAGTTGTCGCCCGGCTCAGCGAGCCGTGCCTCCTGCTCGCGGTAGGCGTCGCCGATGATCCCCGTGAACTCGTTGATCCTGGCGTCGACCTCGGCAAGGAGGTCGTGACCGCGCGGGTCCTTGCTCATGAAATGAGCCGCGACGAAGCCGCCGATCAACCCCATCAGGAACCACTGGACTTTCTTCATGTCGTCATCCTTGCCGTTGTCCGCGAAGGCGCGGTATTTCCCATCGTAAGGGGAAACGACAGGAGGCGTCGGGGGTGCCCCGACGCCTCCTGCTGTTGCTCTGAAAGGAGCGGTGACTCAGCGAGCCGCGTAGTACTCGACGACGAGCTGCACTTCACAGGTCACGGGGACCTCGGCGCGCTTCGGGCGACGAATCAGACGAGCCTGGAGCTTGTCGAGCTCGACCTCGAGGTAGCCCGGAACGGGGGGAAGCACCTCGGCGTGACCGCCGGCTGCTGCCACCTGGAAGGGCTCGGTGCCCTCGCTCTTGGCCTTGACGTGGATGAGCTGACCCGGCTTCACGCGGAACGACGGGCGGTCGACGAGCTGGCCGTCGACGAGGATGTGGCGGTGCACGACGAGCTGACGAGCCTGCGCGGTGGTGCGGGCGAAACCCGAACGCACGACGAGGGCGTCGAGACGCATCTCGAGCAGCTCGACCAGGTTCTCACCGGTCAGGCCGTCCTGACGGCGAGCCTCGTTGAACGTGTTGCGCATCTGCTTCTCGCGAATGCCGTACTGCTCGCGGAGACGCTGCTTCTCACGCAGACGGACGGCGTAGTCGCTGTCAGCCTTGCGCTTCGTACGGCCGTGCTCGCCCGGAGCGTAGGGACGCTTCTCGAGGTAGCGCGCGGCCTTCGGGGTGAGCGGGATGCCGAGGGCGCGGCTGAGCCGAACCTTGCGGCGGTCCTGGGACTTCGTGGTCACGAAGTGATCCTTCCGATGACGTGGTCGCGACTTTCGCGACTCACGGACGTATCGTCCGCGTTCTGCCTTGGAGCGCACGCCGGGGCGCCGACAAGGTGGGGTGTGAACGAGGAGATGCCCGAAAACTCGGTTTCGAGCCGGTCAAGTCTAACAGACGGGCTCTGCCGTCACCGATCGCCGAGAATCCGGCGGATCCGCTCGAGGCGCGCCGAGATGTCCCGCTCCGACCCCAGGGCCTTCGGCTCGTAGTAGCGTCGGCCGTCGAGTTCGTCGGGCAGGTACTGCTGCGGCACCACCCCGTACTCGCTGTCGTGCGAATAGACGTAGCCTCTTCCGTGGCCGAGGCGCTTCGCCCCCGGATAGTGCGCGTCACGCAGATGCAGCGGCACCCGGCCGAAGCCGCCCTTTCGGATGTCCGCGATCGCCGCGTCGATCCCGACGTACGCCGCGTTGGACTTCGCCGTGGTGGCGAGATAGACGGTCGCCTCCGCAAGCGGGATCCGCCCTTCCGGCATGCCGATGAAGGCGACGGCGTCGGCGGCGGCGACGGCGATTCCCAGGGCCTGGGGGTCGGCGAGACCGACGTCTTCCGAGGCGGAGATCACCAGACGTCGCGCGATGAAGCGAGGGTCTTCCCCCGCCTCGATCATGCGTGCCAGGTAATGCAGAGCCGCGTCGGGATCGGACCCCCTGATCGACTTGATGAAGGCACTGATGACGTCGTAGTGCTCGTCGCCCTGACGGTCGTAACGCAGTAGAGCTTTGTCCACGGCCTGGGCGACATCGTCGGCGGACACCTCGGGCACACCGTGCGCCGCCGGGGGTTCGGGAACATCAGCGTCGTCCGTTTCCGCAGATTCGCGTTCCGCCGTCGTCGCATGGGATCGAGCGACGGCGGCGCCGGCTTCGAGGCCGGTGAGCGCTCGGCGGGCATCACCGGAGGCGAGCCGGATGAGCGCGGACCGCGCCTCGTCGCTCAACGTCACCGCTCCGTTCAGACCGCGCGCATCGGTGACCGCCCGGTCGACCAGGAGCCCGATGTCGGCATCCGTCAGGGGCTGGAGGGTGAGGAGCAGAGAACGCGACAGCAGCGGGGAGATCACGGAGAACGACGGATTCTCCGTCGTCGCCGCGATCAGGATGACCCACCCGTTCTCGACGCCCGGCAGCAGTGCGTCCTGCTGAGCCTTGGTGAACCGATGGATCTCGTCGAGGAACAGGATGGTCGTCTGCCCGTAGAGGTCGCGCTGGGTGATCGCCTCCTGCATGACCTCGCGCACATCCTTGACGCCGGCGGTGATCGCCGAGAGCTCGACGAAGCGTCGCCCCGACGAGCGCGCGATCGCCTGGGCGAGGGTCGTCTTCCCCGTTCCCGGAGGACCCCAGAGGATGATCGAGACCGCGCCGGGCGAACTCGCATCAGGATCGGCCAACGCCACGATCGGAGACCCGGCACGCAGCAGATGCTTCTGCCCGGCGACCTCATCGAGAGAGATGGGGCGCATGCGCACGGCGAGGGGCGTCTGCCCGGAGAGCAGCGCGGCAGGGGACGTCATCACTCCAGGCTACTGGCGGCCCCTGACAACGGCTGCGCCGACGGAGGCACCCCGGCCACGGCGGTAGGCTCTGAGGCGACGTCGAGTTCAGACGACCGAGGAGATGCAGGGCATGGCCGGACGCGGTTCCAGGAACGCACAGCAAGCACGCACCCAGGCGGAGCGCGCTCGCCTGCACACCGCGCGCACGATCTGGCATCAGGGCCAGATCCGTCGCCGCACGCGGGACAACGTGATCGCCGCCATCGTCGGAGCGCTCATCGTCATCGCCGCGATCGGCAGCCAGGTCGTGCACGCGCAGGTCAACGCGCCCGAGCCGACCCCGTCACCGTCCGTCAGTCCGTCGGTCGCCCCCACACCGG
This genomic window contains:
- the rpsD gene encoding 30S ribosomal protein S4 — encoded protein: MTTKSQDRRKVRLSRALGIPLTPKAARYLEKRPYAPGEHGRTKRKADSDYAVRLREKQRLREQYGIREKQMRNTFNEARRQDGLTGENLVELLEMRLDALVVRSGFARTTAQARQLVVHRHILVDGQLVDRPSFRVKPGQLIHVKAKSEGTEPFQVAAAGGHAEVLPPVPGYLEVELDKLQARLIRRPKRAEVPVTCEVQLVVEYYAAR
- a CDS encoding replication-associated recombination protein A, translating into MTSPAALLSGQTPLAVRMRPISLDEVAGQKHLLRAGSPIVALADPDASSPGAVSIILWGPPGTGKTTLAQAIARSSGRRFVELSAITAGVKDVREVMQEAITQRDLYGQTTILFLDEIHRFTKAQQDALLPGVENGWVILIAATTENPSFSVISPLLSRSLLLTLQPLTDADIGLLVDRAVTDARGLNGAVTLSDEARSALIRLASGDARRALTGLEAGAAVARSHATTAERESAETDDADVPEPPAAHGVPEVSADDVAQAVDKALLRYDRQGDEHYDVISAFIKSIRGSDPDAALHYLARMIEAGEDPRFIARRLVISASEDVGLADPQALGIAVAAADAVAFIGMPEGRIPLAEATVYLATTAKSNAAYVGIDAAIADIRKGGFGRVPLHLRDAHYPGAKRLGHGRGYVYSHDSEYGVVPQQYLPDELDGRRYYEPKALGSERDISARLERIRRILGDR